The Streptomyces sp. NBC_01197 genome window below encodes:
- a CDS encoding alpha-ketoacid dehydrogenase subunit beta, with translation MAGKNMSIAKALNESLRKALDTDPKVLIMGEDVGKLGGVFRVTDGLHKDFGEDRVIDTPLAESGIVGTAIGLALRGYRPVVEIQFDGFVFPAYDQIVTQLAKMYARALGKIKLPVVVRIPYGGGIGAVEHHSESPEALFAHVAGLKVVSPSNASDAYWMMQQAIQSDDPVIFFEPKRRYWDKGEVDTDAIPHPLHKAKVAREGSDLTLAAYGPMVKVCLEAAAAAAEEGKSVEVLDLRSMSPIDFDSVQTSVEKTRRLVVVHEAPVFLGTGAEIAARITERCFYHLEAPVLRVGGYHVPYPPARLEDEYLPGLDRVLDAVDRSLAY, from the coding sequence ATGGCCGGCAAAAACATGAGCATCGCGAAGGCGCTCAACGAGTCGCTGCGCAAGGCGCTCGACACCGACCCCAAGGTCCTCATCATGGGCGAGGACGTCGGCAAGCTCGGCGGCGTCTTCCGGGTCACGGACGGGCTGCACAAGGATTTCGGCGAGGACCGGGTCATCGACACCCCGCTCGCCGAGTCGGGCATCGTCGGCACCGCGATCGGCCTGGCCCTGCGCGGCTACCGGCCGGTCGTGGAGATCCAGTTCGACGGCTTCGTCTTCCCCGCGTACGACCAGATCGTCACGCAGCTGGCGAAGATGTACGCGCGTGCGCTCGGCAAGATCAAGCTGCCGGTCGTCGTCCGTATCCCGTACGGCGGCGGCATCGGCGCGGTCGAGCACCACAGCGAGTCGCCCGAGGCGCTCTTCGCGCACGTGGCGGGCCTGAAGGTCGTCTCGCCGTCCAACGCGTCGGACGCGTACTGGATGATGCAGCAGGCCATCCAGAGCGACGACCCCGTCATCTTCTTCGAGCCGAAGCGGCGGTACTGGGACAAGGGCGAGGTCGACACCGACGCCATCCCGCACCCGCTGCACAAGGCGAAGGTGGCCCGCGAGGGCTCCGACCTGACGCTCGCCGCGTACGGCCCGATGGTGAAGGTCTGCCTGGAGGCGGCGGCAGCGGCGGCCGAGGAGGGCAAGTCCGTCGAGGTCCTGGACCTGCGGTCGATGTCCCCGATCGACTTCGACTCCGTGCAGACCTCGGTGGAGAAGACGCGCAGGCTGGTCGTGGTGCACGAGGCGCCGGTGTTCCTCGGTACGGGCGCGGAGATCGCCGCCCGGATCACCGAGCGGTGCTTCTACCACCTGGAGGCACCGGTGCTGCGGGTCGGCGGATACCACGTGCCGTACCCGCCGGCGCGCCTGGAGGACGAGTACCTGCCGGGCCTGGACCGGGTGCTCGACGCCGTCGACCGCTCGCTTGCGTACTGA
- the pdhA gene encoding pyruvate dehydrogenase (acetyl-transferring) E1 component subunit alpha, with product MTVESTAATRKPRRSSKRAGAARTPKAPDEPQLVQLLTPEGERVEHPEYEVDLTPEELRGLYRDMVLTRRFDAEATSLQRQGELGLWASLLGQEAAQIGSGRALRDDDYVFPTYREHGVAWCRGVDPTNLLGMFRGVNHGGWDPNSNNFHLYTIVIGSQTLHATGYAMGIVKDGADSAVVAYFGDGASSQGDVAEAFTFSAVYNAPVVFFCQNNQWAISEPTEKQMRVPLYQRAQGFGFPGVRVDGNDVLACLAVTKSALERARRGEGPTLVEAYTYRMGAHTTSDDPTKYRTDDERQAWEAKDPIQRLKTYLEKQKFADEAFFTGLETESETLGKRVREAVRAMPDPDSLAMFENTHADGHALVDEERAQFAAYQASFADSDEEGN from the coding sequence GTGACCGTGGAGAGCACTGCCGCGACGCGCAAGCCGCGACGCAGCAGCAAGCGAGCCGGCGCCGCACGGACGCCCAAGGCGCCCGATGAGCCCCAGCTCGTACAGCTGCTGACGCCCGAGGGCGAGCGGGTCGAGCACCCCGAGTACGAAGTGGATCTCACGCCAGAAGAGCTGCGCGGGCTGTACCGGGACATGGTCCTGACCCGCCGTTTCGACGCCGAGGCCACCTCACTCCAGCGCCAGGGCGAGCTGGGCCTGTGGGCCTCGCTGCTCGGCCAGGAGGCCGCCCAGATCGGATCGGGCCGGGCCCTGCGGGACGACGACTACGTCTTCCCGACCTACCGGGAACACGGCGTGGCGTGGTGCCGCGGCGTCGACCCGACCAATCTGCTGGGCATGTTCCGCGGCGTGAACCACGGCGGCTGGGACCCCAACAGCAACAATTTCCACCTGTACACCATCGTCATCGGCTCGCAGACGCTGCACGCGACCGGTTACGCGATGGGCATCGTCAAGGACGGCGCGGACTCCGCGGTCGTCGCGTACTTCGGTGACGGCGCGTCCAGCCAGGGCGACGTGGCCGAGGCGTTCACCTTCTCGGCGGTCTACAACGCCCCGGTGGTCTTCTTCTGCCAGAACAACCAGTGGGCGATCTCCGAGCCCACCGAGAAGCAGATGCGGGTGCCGCTCTACCAGCGCGCCCAGGGCTTCGGCTTCCCCGGTGTCCGGGTCGACGGCAACGACGTACTGGCCTGTCTGGCCGTCACCAAGTCGGCGCTTGAGCGCGCTCGCCGGGGCGAGGGCCCCACGCTCGTCGAGGCGTACACCTACCGGATGGGCGCCCACACCACGTCCGACGACCCCACCAAGTACCGCACGGACGACGAGCGGCAGGCGTGGGAGGCCAAGGACCCGATCCAGCGGCTGAAGACGTACCTGGAGAAGCAGAAGTTCGCCGACGAGGCGTTCTTCACCGGCCTGGAGACCGAGAGCGAGACGCTCGGCAAGCGGGTGCGGGAGGCCGTACGGGCGATGCCCGACCCGGACTCGCTGGCCATGTTCGAGAACACCCACGCCGACGGCCATGCGCTCGTCGACGAGGAGCGCGCGCAGTTCGCCGCCTACCAGGCGTCCTTCGCGGACTCCGACGAGGAGGGCAACTGA